The DNA region AGCAGGCAGTTATTATAGTTAtcctatttaaaatacataagaTTTATGTTGAGTTAACATAAACATAGGTATTGATAAACTTGTTTTAAAGAGCGGGTTTAATGGCCGGTGTGCCATAAAGGCCACGTGAACCAAAAGTTAGTCACACTCCGTGAGAATTACATGCAGCAATAAAACCGTAAATATAAAAGTACACAAACAATTATGACTGGCGTccttattgtttttaaacagaaaaagtTCTTAAAGTTGTAACTTTTTCTGCAGACTGTGCAAACCAAACATTTCTGAATGGCTATGGGAATTGTAGTTGTCATTTTTTATCTGTCGCACATGCCACAAGCAGAATTCCCTAGTAGGAAACTGCATTACCCACAATGCATGCTGTTGTGTGAGACGTAGAGGAGGAGCGTGCCGGGTCTGCAAGCCGTTACCGATGGGAAGATGGTGGAATCTGGAGCAGCAACGTGCACGATACTCCGTCCCAAACATTTCCAAAAACATTTACCATCTCAACCTGGCATTAGACATCGGTTACCCGGGGACAACCATAGATAATACATACTAAAACTGAGACGAAACTATAAGTATTTTGATTTCGGTGCGAGACGCACCTTACATATGGTGCCTCAAACGTGGGGGCCAAACTGAACAGATCACAGTATTATTTTGATATTCTGCGAGGGATTTCTCGGCAGGGACTGGTAATAAATTGGTCATCGTCTACAGCGTGTCTCCTTCAGGCGTTGGTGTTTTGGAGCAGCTGTCAAAATGCCACGAAACAAAAAGGGGAAACGCGGAGGGAACAGTTCGAGTAAGGGTGAGTTTACACCTTCCTCTGTCACCAGTGTTATAAGAACTGACCACACGGAAAATatcttactgtagcatttttccCCTGTGAAAttgtcttaataataataacaaatctgTTTAATTTCTTCGTGTAATCACACTCTTTACCAAAATGGTGCATTATTTATTctaaacactttaaaatgcatttaaaatgtgctaTGAGGTACATGCCATATTTGTTTTGGATGACAGCAGGAAACTGAGCATCTTAATTTCTTCACCTTCTCATTTCACTTATAAAATGTTCAAGTTATGTAGCATATATCTAACTCATTGTTATGAATTATGTTTTAAGCTGCAACCATTTAgcactgtttacattttaacTTCAATCCAAGTGACAGTGTTCTTACTTTCATCATACACTAAATATTTACCAATAAATATCTGATAATTACCTGTGTTTGCCCTTATCTCAGCAGTAAGTATAGAAACAAAGTGATTGACTGTCAGGGTTATTCAGTCTGCAGCCTGACAGGTGAAGCTCATGTCTGCTCGTGTATATTTAGCTCAAGTGTCACGAAAAAGGGCCTTCACGGTCCTCTAACGCGACCTGTAAGGTTTGAGAAGTTTCctattaaaattaaactatttgcCTAAACGGTACTATTGGTTTACAGCGAGTTTTTGTGAAGTTCTCTCGCAGCAGAACCGCATCACGTGCTGTTTCGGCGCGCATTCCTCGTGCACGTGCAGCTCcagtaaaaccagatccagcaggGCACGGCGATACTAGCGTGGCGCCGCCGGTCAAGCAAGCATGGCAAAAATGGGTCTCCTGACAATTTACCCctggcgactgctgcaaatttgTGTTGTCTGTTTAACTACTCTGCTTGATTTTTAAGTTATAACGACGAATTACAtcgtttttaaataaatgtaattaaaacctaataaaaaagaaaaacacttgcTTAAATGAGCAGTTTTGTAGATTTCTTCACATTTTAGATGTGCAGAGCTTACATGTTGCAGTTTTTGTGTTCACATTTTGTGTTCCTCAGCTCCTTTTTATTGGCAGCATGTCATCTGCAGCTGTGTTGTCAAACCTCAGAAAACTGGTGAGGTGTCTGAGCCAAAGAGAGAAAATGACATATTTCACCCTGGTTCACTTGGCATTGACACTGTCATTTTTTGAGTTGGAATCTGACAATGCGAAATAATGCAAATCTTGGTTTGTTTATGTTCCGTTTTGTGTTAATTATTCTGACGGTATGACAATCTTGacaaaaatatcacggtatcactgtattgtgataactgctctaaaatattttcctttttctgtctgggtaaaaaacaaaaacgtttttgccctttgaacacaatagattttattttgtgaaagatATGATATTTTGAACAATAAACTCGTTaggataaataattcaaatgaatcattgacttctgctgtctttagtttcaaaaacacagatttcttttcaATTTAAAACAGCGTCTTTGGAAATCTTATTTTAGCTGGAGATCAGgctcggattggctaatcgggaggaccagtAGAATTCCCGgttggccagtttgttttttggcTGCGGgggccagtgtccctagctccagactcttttgctctcagcagtcgcacttttttcgtttatttatttatttgaccacagcctcactctttttactcattattttgccgcagctccgctcttgatttattttctctcagCCCTGTGTGCATGATGCAGCCTGTAGGTTAACTCAGATGATTCACTTCATTAAGAAAAGCCGTTGTGGTCCAGTGGACAGCACGATGTGTTACGACACCACCTACCTGGGTTCGAACCTCACTTGagtaatttattattgttttttttattattgttaaggtATATAATACTGTTAAGGTTGTTGAAGCAGCTGTTTTTTTTGATAAACACGTGATAGagccattagaaactgatttggaagtgaccttattttaatatattcagtcgtgaactgaggtgtgctggtctgaagcttaaaactccagggctgaaaaggagtcccactccggccctgctggagatactgctgtcctaaaaaataaacgtaaataaaaaaaaatctcacacataccttaggaacggtattacagaaaattttgtctgttttaaaaccttgacttatcTAAACGCAttataccttaaaaacggttattgtcccatgcctatgAACCACACAAGAGTTTATTTGTAAGTGGACAAGGGACAACACCTTTATCGATGCACTTGTTTAGTGCTCTCCAAAGTTTGGATGTCAGCGTTCACATGCAAAAACCTAATTTGCCCCTGCTTACCTTATTGCTTTTCTGTGTTTTTATATCAGCttttaacattttgttaaaaaatgcttttcaatTTTATTCTCCCTACAATGTCAATTACACCCAATCATTTTGAAAGCACACATTTTTTAgcagttatttttatttctaaagcatATTTTTTAGTAAGTAACGCCACAAAGGCACTTGAATACTGTTTACCACAGATGCTGTTTCATAAATGAAATGAGGGAAAATAGAACTCAATACATCTTGTGGGAACTAATCTCTTATAGAGACATGTGCCGCTATTCAGTAATACAAGTATGATAATGAACATGGATGAAATTTTTGTTTGGACTTCAAAATGCCAATGAAAGTTActtgtaaaacatttattattattaatcttggCTGATGTTAATTTCTTAATTCATGCCAAAtaactgagtacatttacatgaacaccaataatccgattaagacaatactctgattaagagtatcatgtaaacagcgatttattttgtattttattttttgatggcatttatccgattaaggtcatagtttaactaaacagaaattgaattaagacatgtggagtatgctgattttatttacattattgaagtgcagcacagacatgtaaacaccttaatcgaagTATTACCATCATGAAGGacttttcgctgcattttgcaacaggatagactatacacacacggctgattgacactattttctgcacctaccaagtcatAGACGAACAACGGACACCTGAATCGCGAAATGCAGCGAAAAttactgaatgaaagtgaaagtaccaaactgcagttaaagtcgacaatttaaaaactaaactcCCGAAACTGGAAGAAATGTGGATGGCATAGTGACACAATGATGTTAATTCAAtcatgtgctataacatgtaaaatgagaTCATGagaggaacattcaaaaagcaactcatgtaaacaccttaatcatattattatcttATTCAGATAAAGGCAAATTATTTGATTACTGATCTCCTTGTAAACGTTGTAAGTCATAGCGCTAATGACTAATTCAGCTACAATATTTTCCACCTAACATtaagaaaacaaatgtaataatgtgtgatttaacaaatgtaagtttttgttattattatacatgtTAAACAACCTATTATTTGCAGCATATGTCAATATCTCGATTATCCCACTTAAAATGACTAAAACGTCAGTGATTGTTGCAACAGGGAAGTTTGATGCCATCATATGCCACGTGTTTTTGATGTCACGACTCATGACTGTAGAGCTCTATTCTTGTTGACTGGCTTTGTTCTCCTGTTAAAGATGAAATGTTTTGCTGATCTGCGAGTTTAATCAGTCTCTTCCTCTTGTTCACTGTGAGCAGGCTCACTTCGACAGGAAGTGCTTCAGCTGCAGTTGTCAAAAACTGCGCTGTCACGTACAGGTAGTGTGATGAGATCTTAATTCTGACCTCATGCCGCTCACTCACCCCATTAATTTTCAACAGGCTGCATGTGAATATCCATTcatgtgtatttttttacatcatcTCTCATTTATCTAATGCCTTTCAAAATCTCGAGAACCTAAATTCCCCATAAGCATCTTACTAGTCATTTCTGCTTTCTTTTGAAATCAGCAGGCCAGTGTTTCTTATGCTTTTTGGTCTGATGTTCAGCCATCACACCATCAGTAAAAGCTAACAACCTTTTTATTGGTACCACAGCAGAAATGTGTTCTTTTTAGCTCTTAAGAAGTCATTTATCATCTTTAGAGCCTGTTGTTGTCTCTCAAAGTCTTAACAATGGCTTCTTCTCTACGATGGCAGTAGGACTCAAACAAAGGAAGTCATTTGCACTTCACTAATTGATGACGCTTCTGGAAAGTTCTGGAAATGTTTGGAActcatgtaaaaatatttaatatggcTGTGTAACTGTTCTGATTCGCATCAAAATGACTCCTTGAAGTCAGAGGCCATTTTgaattttcttacatttttccATTAACTCTCAACTTGTCCAAACTCCTCCTCCACACAGCATCCATTTTTTTGCTAATGCATGTCTTAATAGTACAGTTATGCcatgttcagactgcatgattttcgaAGTAATCGCGTTACAGATGTTTTAttactgcatgactatctgggcttttTTGTCGCTGCTTTCTTTACACTGCAatatggatcggcgacaggggggttcacattgcatgactttacaatataaagaatcgctgacaacttcgtcCCAACTACGTCTCAACCAAAATtacatagtatatcttttgttattaactacatgatGAGAACGAAGCCTTTAATGGCGTAGAACATgtgcatatttgctcacctgggtttgaagggaattagccatttctcctcaactttcttttatGACCCAGTTGTGATATTGCTCTCATGATAAGTCAAACTGACACATGTCCTCCGGCCAAATTTcctctagtttttcctccattacttgggtccaaataaacttaaaatgagTGCTTTAATTTTCCCCGATCctcctcccgctggcctgcaggtgcTGGTACCCACACTtatgaatgctgctctctcattggctgtaggcaatcAGCGATGTTATTTTTAGTCAACTCATTTCACATCACACGACATGATTTGAATcccagacagctccagatatttagcatgccaaatatctcacaggcatcggcaactcatcggcgattctctcagattgcgtttttgatagttcacactgtgtgattgttactcgcgTAAATGAGCaacgatttgcctgtgattttaaGCATTTGTCAGCGTTTTCTCAACCTGTCAGCGAGTAAAAATCTAGGCTAAAATCATGcaatctgaactcggcattaaacTGCTATTTCTAAGTCTTTTGTGATGTcacatttatattgatgatgtgtgtttgtttgtttttttactgtggCTGTGTTTTAGTATTTTGAGGCttttaatatgtttattgtaAATGTGTTGTTCTAATATCTCAATATCAGTGAATAGGTTGACTGCGGGAAAGGGTGAACCCTGAGAATGTATTTGCATGCAGTTGACAAACAGTcgcagccaaattaaactttagtgacaaggcagcattGGCCTGAttgggccagtaacgatcctgtctactatACCAAGCGTCTTGCATGCTGGCCCCGGGACATTGGGCAGTCCTTTTTGTCGAGCCATGATATATATTCTGTAATGTACAGGATATTTCAAAGTTTATTGACCTCTAAGtcaaaatattgaattttttaaaagttaGTTTTTCCAGATAATTCCCAGACCCCTTcagaatttattaaaatataaaaaaactattttaattgagGTGTTATTTTACatcattgtttgtgttgtgtttgtggtCATCTAAGAACTGCAGTCTTGGTTCCTAATCAACAATTCTTACAGACCCTAAAATTTAGCATATACATTAAGCAGACAAAAACTACAAATTAATAATCTCCTTACTAAAATCCTCCTAACGAAATCAAACTTATCAAGTTAGATCATAATGAATTCCAAATAACACATTGAAGTGGTTTAACTGAGTCTTTTCAATAGTTTGAACTGCATGACCTACCTTTAAAAGATTAGCCTGATCATTAAAGAGATCTGATTGACTAGATTCATGGTCCAGAGAGGATCAGTGATTGATTTTAGGAGGATTTAAAGGAGTCCCTGTGGATATTTCTTTACTTGCCTGCATGGATTTAATGATAAAGGCTATTCACTCcattttagtaaataattaaacatgcTCTTTACAAATCCTCATCTTTCTTTAACccattcatgctattaactaaaGGTCTACTGGTGGCCTGGGGTTAACAGGTGGGCAATCATGTGTGTTTGCAGAAGGCCACATTGCACTTTAACCTGAATCAGAGGTTGTTTCTGGGATGTGGGTTTGTAGTGTGTGTGGagatatatattatgtatatatgagaGTTGAGGCAATTGGGATGTTAGTTCCATTATTAAAGTTTATTGTAAAGTCAATTGGAGACACTGTAAACTACTAAACTGAAGGGCACAGACTGGTTTTTCACTCCTccagggatgttttttttttgcactgaagTGAATCAGATGGCAGATAAAAACAGGTATTAGATACATAAGTTTGTGGACAGATTAAACACACATTATTACTCTGCTTATTATTACTCTGAGTCTCTGACACATCCATATGTTTGCCTAACTATGACTAACAGTCATTTCTCcctcatttatttacaatattagacTAATGTGTTGTTCATCTCTTCATCTGGTCTCTTCTGTCTGTTTTAGGGAGGAACGGGGTGAGAGGCGAGACTGGTGTGAGTGATGATGATTTGGCATCTGATGTTCTCAGTCACTATAGCAGTGCCAGTGAAAGTGCGTCAGTTATAGAAGAGGGCGCAGGTACACAAAGAAGTTTATTagcaaaaatctaaaaataataataattgaatcaAATGTTGAAAACTAACAAACTGTGCTGTACAGGTGAGGTGGTTGATGAACAAACTGCTCAGGAAGAAACAGAAGACAAACTGAAGCAATGCATTGACAATCTTATGGacaaaaggtattattattatgctcAACAGTTGGCAGAGTTGAAGAAAACCAGATAATATTTGCAACCTtgtctttctttgtgtgtgtgtgtgtgtgtgtgtgtgtgtgtgtgtgtgtgtgtgtgtgtgtgtgtgtgtgtgtgtgtgtgtgtgtgtgtgtgtgtgtgtgtttcagtgccAAGACCCGTCTGGCTGCATTAGAAAGTCTGCGCATGGCGTTTTCCTCTAGGGTTCTGTATGAGTTCCTCTTAGAGAGACGTTACACCATCAGTGACTGTCTAGAGAGGAGCTTGAAGAAAGGTGggattattaatttgttattattcttaTGCAAATGAGCTATATATGATTATGTAAAAGAATTTAAGTACAAACACTTTTgaatatagaaaatatttttaatatttacctttGTGCTTGCTATTGTATGTTACTTTTATTCACAAAATGTAAGTATTCatatcaggggtctcaaactgagAGCTCGCAGGCCATTTGCGGAGACCCCCCTCCAGCCCACAACTGAcgtcaaaaatatttttgattccgcccaacaaaacatatttttaattcacTATCATTGTTGTGTAGTCGCATAAACACCTGTGTATTTGACGCCCCACTTACTGAATATTTAAAGTACTATACTATATATTAGGGTTACTTTTGGTTTCTCTCAGTGTGTGGTtgcacatgcagattatttctgggGCTAATTTAAACAATGAAATATCTGTCcgtatttttgtaaatattcaaggttCATTTGATTATAACCAATTTTATACTacctgtattttgttgtacaaacactttTTCATGGCTTATCAtgttatgctggtggtgtaaattTGATCATATATGATATTTGATTCAAATTGTctcattaatagtttttttaaatatgaatattaacatttttacaaaaaatgtgcattaataaAATTGTACTGCTGATTGAATTGAACATGTTAAAAAATAAGAGTGAATACTTGCATACTTTTCCAATTTTTGATGTAGTTTTGcaagaacaattgccagtaaagtcaatGAAGTTACCCAAACTGTTTTCTGCCATCTTACACTATGTTAAACTTTTGGTTAAGCAACAATTGAttaagacataataataataataattattattattatgcccaTTATTATTAAAGTGTAGAATTTTCATAGCGATTTGGACTGCCCTgtcaatatgtacaacaagaaaaAAGGGAGCTTTTATACTCTGGGAAGAATGTCTGAGTACATCAATTACAtaaggtttccacttttttcttgTTCTTGACCGTTAAGAGGGCCCTCATATGAATTGTCTGTAAGGGTTGATCCGTGATCTGTACGGATCACAACACACTGTTCAGAATGCATGTGACCTgtggattaataacttttttttaaacttgttgGATTAAACTACGTTTATAACATTTGCAGAGAGATGGTCTCTCACATCTTTTAAATCctgtgtatgaaagcattttggattCCCTGTAAAAtttaatgatgacagaaaaagatgtggtgggacctaaatgctttcttaggttataaattaaaggtgttttctttcACTGGTTGtgtagcctgcattaatgcattcagtgcaaagctgcacaattaaactttaaaatatcATGATCTTAATTCAAACCTTagcaacataaataataaatcataaggGTTTgcatattgtaaatatattaacCTTTGACTTTGCCCATCCTGTATTCATAAGATGAAAgcataatttaatgtttttgggTCATGAAAAAGTGAAATTAGTTGTGTATTTTTTCATCataattattttcagtgtaaaatctTTTGTAGTACTGATGTGTTGTTATTGTACAAGTATCTGTGGGTTCATTTGCACAAATGAATTGTTGAATTGTTCAGTAAAATGTCCTTCTCTGTAGGTGGAGGAGAGGAGCAGGCTGCTGCTGCTACAGTTTTCGCTCTGTTGTGTTTGCAGCTTGGGGGCGGAGTCGAAGGGGAGGAGGGCTTTAAAATGCTCCGCCCTGTCCTTAGCACCATTCTGATTGACAGCTGTGCCAGCCTGGCAGCACGGCAGAGTGTGAGTGATGCCTTCAGTTATGTTGTTAACACTGGCCtctaaaatgttattgttttcttaattctcaaacttttttcctcAGTGTGCTCGGGCTCTAGGCATGTGCTGCTATGTGTCTGCCTCGGATGATGCAGAGGTAAGAACTGCTCTTATAAAATGCTTATGAATTGGGTTGAGTGATATGACACAGTACCATTtctgtaaaattatatatttaaatgtatattggcCATATGTAATGGACTTGgtaatttactgtgataataTTTCATGCTATTTAGAACTTTtgggcaaatgtttgattaatgtagaaataaaaataaaataagtattactaaaatataaaacactttcaAATATGAATGATTACAGGTCCAACATAAGCGAgcattaaaataattgcaaaatgtAAACGATGTACTTTCAAGATTTCAACTTTCTCACAATaatgttattcattattttttgtattcCTGTAAGGGTGTGTAATATTGCGCTCATGTATGTCAAAGAAGTATTACAAATAGTAtcacaaaataaacaagtataaTATTGCACAGCTCAATGTTTGAATATTTATAGATTTGCAAATTTGAACTACTGTCATCTGTCTTTGTCAGGATCTGCTGAAATCTCTTGGACACTTGgagagtgtgtttgtgggtgCGTATCCTCTAGGCGATGGCTCTCTGCCCTCTGTCAAAGCCGGGACCCCTGCTCTCCACAGCGCTGCCCTACAGGCTTGGGCTCTGCTCTGCACCCTCTGTCCTGCATCACACATCAACACCATTCTCAACCAGTGAGTATGCACCTGTCCATAGATTTATTCAGTAAGCTTAAATACCATGACACAATAAGCTGAAATCTAAGCTTCAGCTGTAATGAAAAATTCCTGTCTTGTCAAGTCGCCTGCATCGGGGCCAAAAAGTTGCTTAAACACACCACAATGTGCACCCTATGCACCCAAGTTTCGTATTTACTGCATTTGAAGTTTGGTGACATGCGAAATCGCATCATGTAACTTTGTTAGATTAATAGATCAAAACGTTACCTCTctacagaaatttaaaatctaTACCAATCACTGGCTTTTATCAATGTCTAACAATagtgtttaatcccaccccttttcgcagcgcaaTACAACATAATATTGCAAACACAATCTAGTGTGACCATGgcataagtgtgttgaagcacgAACTGAGTTTAACACCCCTGCCTTAGTGCTATTACAACAACCAAGAGAGAGAACAGCAGCTTTTACCTGCCGGTGtatcaattaataaaaatttttttttttttaattattttaacctATTAAAAAGAAAGTGTTATCATGTTAAAGGTGATAAATgctaaaacatttcaaatatatttgttaCTACACTGAGGGCTAGAAGTTACCTTTTCAAATGTCTCAAAAGGTCAAAAAGCCACCAATCAGAGTTAAAAGGGGCACTTAGATGGTTGCTGGTTGTCTTTTTTAGTAATAATTGAATTTCCTGTGAAATGTTGTTGCGagtagcatggtggctcagtggttagcactgtcacctcacagcaagaagttcactggttcgagccctggctggccacttggcatttcggtgtggatttgcatgttatccctgtgtTTGTtggggtttcttccaggtgctctggtttcccccacagttcaaagacatgcggtacaggtaaattgggtaagctaaattgtatgcagtgcatgtgtgtgattcccaatactgggttgcagctgaaagggcattcgctgcataaaacacatgctggaatagttggtggttcattccgctgtgacaacctctGAAGTAGAGACTtagctaaaggaaaataaatgaatgaatgttgttttgCAGGACATCAATATAAAGCTTATCTATAATCCAAGCCAGCATGAATAATGAAGATAAAGCGATAATGCTTCAGtgtgttttatttaacattttaacaacaAGCGATATGACAACACCCAGATAGAATATACATAGACAAACAAGCCTGTAACATGATCtttatctgtttttcagccaCTTACCTCGTCTGCATGCATGTTTAGAAAGCAGTGAGGTAAACTTCAGGATTGCTGTGGGAGAGACCATCGCTCTGCTGTATGAACTGGGCCGAGACATTGATCAGGTTTGTATAGAGAACGGGAGTCTGtataaaatgcgatatgatcatttaaatgatgtgcgcatctgtttcatttttatttccgAGTGCGGCTCATGACCTTCGTCActgtgagagagaaaaaaacacacacacgtgcaaATCATACTCCCAGAGTCCCCTCACAGCtatcaaacgatcactctgtgcaacaaggtgaacgttatttacaactttattacctgttattcacagcctatgcaggctCTGTTCACTGAAGTAGTCATCAGACGGCCACGCGCGCGTCCTctcggtagtaaacaaacagtgaatCGGCTCACGTGCGATTTTGCATCCGTGAACATTAGACAGAAATTATTTTTGGCACAAATATACCCtataaaatacagtatgtgacacttttaacaccatttggaggtgtacatgttgctgtgaagacttgtacATTCACCTTTACACTTttttcctgaccttgaaaatataattggctgaatcgtagggAAGCGTTTAGGATaaaatcgagatcgtgatcttttttcgattaatcgtgcagccctaaacaCTACATTAAAAAGCTGATTAATACTGTCTCTGTTGTTTTTAGTGGTAGTAATAGATAGGGCTTTGCAATATGGACAAAAGAAActgatcatgatttttttttaacaacattgcGATTAATCACGATTTTGACACACAGATGTTTTACCTGTGAGACCTGTAACATGTCTCTAAAATGGACataaggcaaaaaaataaaaatcacatagtAAAGGTGTAACTGTGTTTGTGTTAGAAAATGTTTCTATAACAGTCGAACTCAAGGCTCTGATTCTTTTCTttgtccacagattttttttcaccATGCATAGACCTCTTTGTGACGCTTCCATGAAATGCTATGCTGTTTACATGCCACATCTTTGCACGCACAAGtttattatttccaatggaggcacatGGCTTGCACATGCATATTGGGAGCGACATGTGCACGTACTCCAGGTGCACCTTGTTGAAAACATCAAAAACATCAATGGTTGCCTACCCATGACAAAGGAGCACAAAGCACGTTAAAAATGCTAAAAGCAGCAATGCACCTTTCGCTTTACACGCACTTTTTAGGCATGATATGTAACTGACAGGTGATTAAAATTATCTAGTTCTGCATCAGCCTTCCTGCatgccagggctattcaattggcggcccgcgggCCGAACCAGGCCGCCAAGGCAATTTGTTCCAGCCCTCCAAATAGTGCAACCAAgacataaaaaatctatttaattcaGTGGAAAAACAGTCGCTATATTTATGAAGTGACGTGCATCAGTCAATACAGCATGAGATGCAGAAGCTGTGCAAAGcgtgaaggctgatttatacttctgcgtcaaacaccggcgtatgctacggtgctgacgcatagcccttcgccgtggccatcggcgtcactgacgtgcacctctcaaaaaatgtaactacacgtcgcaacgacgcgtagcgtaagctctgtgattggtcggcttggtagcgctgacgagaccgagagccgcgcgaatggcgcgagcgattgtttacaagtgtggagtaccgtgaaggagctccggatggaaagttttgttttgtgtttacctcatagttaaagttgttgcacgtccgccggttcctgcctcaaaatgagtgagtttgagccacttgcacatccaggaagtgttcaggaaaag from Danio rerio strain Tuebingen ecotype United States chromosome 8, GRCz12tu, whole genome shotgun sequence includes:
- the ifrd2 gene encoding interferon-related developmental regulator 2 isoform X1, whose protein sequence is MPRNKKGKRGGNSSSKGSLRQEVLQLQLSKTALSRTGRNGVRGETGVSDDDLASDVLSHYSSASESASVIEEGAGEVVDEQTAQEETEDKLKQCIDNLMDKSAKTRLAALESLRMAFSSRVLYEFLLERRYTISDCLERSLKKGGGEEQAAAATVFALLCLQLGGGVEGEEGFKMLRPVLSTILIDSCASLAARQSCARALGMCCYVSASDDAEDLLKSLGHLESVFVGAYPLGDGSLPSVKAGTPALHSAALQAWALLCTLCPASHINTILNHHLPRLHACLESSEVNFRIAVGETIALLYELGRDIDQEFEYEDCDALCDSLKSLATDGNKHRAKNDRRKQRSIFREVLHYIENEDFTDEKIQFGIEVIYIDGWMRRRIYDAFKEVLESGVRHHLQFNPLLRDIFGLGPPLILDASVKASKISRTERHLFNSAAFKARTKLRNKVRDKRADVM
- the ifrd2 gene encoding interferon-related developmental regulator 2 (The RefSeq protein has 1 substitution compared to this genomic sequence), with protein sequence MPRNKKGKRGGNSSSKGRNGVRGETGVSDDDLASDVLSHYSSASESASVIEEGAGEVVDEQTAQEETEDKLKQCIDNLMDKSAKTRLAALESLRMAFSSRVLYEFLLERRYTISDCLERSLKKGGGEEQAAAATVFALLCLQLGGGVEGEEGFKMLRPVLSTILIDSCASLAARQSCARALGMCCYVSASDDAEDLLKSLGHLESVFVGAYPLGDGSLPSVKAGTPALHSAALQAWALLCTLCPASHINTILNHHLPRLHACLESSEVNFRIAVGETIALLYELGRDIDQEFEYEDCDALCDSLKGLATDGNKHRAKNDRRKQRSIFREVLHYIENEDFTDEKIQFGIEVIYIDGWMRRRIYDAFKEVLESGVRHHLQFNPLLRDIFGLGPPLILDASVKASKISRTERHLFNSAAFKARTKLRNKVRDKRADVM